DNA sequence from the Candida dubliniensis CD36 chromosome 5, complete sequence genome:
caTTCTACAACCTCATTACAATATAACTTCACTTGTTATATAGGTatgttttcaaatctaAAATCTTAATTTGTGAGTTTGTCACCATTTCCCATTGCTCTGCTTTATGTTGCtccatttttttggtaGTTTATATTCAATGATGATACTGAGTCGTTAGGACTCCACAGCATTAAACCCAGctcaattgatatttttgtttatgataagaattgttaaattatatatatctgAATTATAATTGCCACCAAATGGAGTGAATTCAGGGAAATGGGTATTTTGATATGAATTTATTACTAACATCTTCATCAGAAAGAGTTTCTAAATAGACAAAGAATATATACAACtgtttttattaaaatgtTCAAATTGAGTATTAGTTTTGTAGAATAATGTGGTCGTTGCATATATACTATGTATCTTCTAACCCTGTAATGGTCCATATGGCATACCGCCATGTTGATCCTATTAAAACCATTCTGCCCTTCGCTTTCtgcattttttttcctttgtcCACCACTCAAAttagtgaaaaaaaaaattctgacaatttttttttggcacCAATCTCTAATTAACCACCAAAAGCCATCAAGATGATCCCTTTGAGACAGATTGTGGGCAGGACTGTTAAGAGTAGTGCTCTTCAAATAAGAAATGCTACTAAAGCTGGTACTATGGCTTTACGCTATCaatccaccaccaccaccaccaacactgcaacaccaacaccagACCATGCCAGTCTGAAAACATCGTCAGAATCTGTTCAAACAGAGAAATCAACGGTCTCCAAACCAACGCAAAAGGGAAACCAAGATAAGAAACCCCTTCCAAGGAGAACACCAGTGAACCCTAAATTAAGAGATATCAGTGGGCAAATCAAAGAAACCATCCTTCAATCCTCTACTGATTTGAATGAAGCCTATAGTATTTTGGAAGAAGGGATTACATTTTTACgagaaattcaaaaatcaGAGAATATTACTGATAGACAAATTTTTAGGGAGTTTTATCCTTTAGCCACCGAATTGTTTGTGTTGGCACAAAAGCctgaaacaacaattgaccattcattaaatgaaataCTTGATATGTTTGTTAAGAATAAAATTGCTCATTCAATACACTTTACTCTGTTAGCAGCCAACACTCTTAAACAAAACATTGAAGCATATGAAGAAGTGTTGCAATACTGGCTCAAGAGCTTTGAATATACCAAATCCCATGATTTCTTGTATGTTGATAACTTTAATGGAgtcaaaaccaaaattgaatatcaaCCTTACGATTTGACAAATTTGGCAATTTATGCCTATGTTCAATCGTGTATTGCTCAAAAGGTTGCATATTCACCAGTGGATGCCGCAAGGTTTTCCCCTACTGGTAAAGTACCACCATTTTATCACATTAAGAAAACTTTAGAAGTGTTGGATATCTACGATCCCAACAAATTTCGTGAATATTGCAATTTGTTACAAACAGATTCTCAAGAGAGATTTAATCCTAATGGGGCCGGttcaatcaagaaaattgaaaacaccCCAGATAAAAAGCAACTCGATAAGTTTTATCAAAATGTGGTTGATATTTGTAATAAGCGtaatattaaaattgatgaaaaagtCATTGTTGCATTAATGCAAAGATACTTCCAATTTGATGAATACAACGAagtttttagtttattCGAAACAATTATGAATTCAGGAGTAAAGCCCTCAATTAATGCTTGGAATATAGTCATTAAAGCAATGACGAATCCTTCAAGAATTGCTAGTTTTGGAGGCAAGGCCAAGCAACAGGAACTTTTGCAAAATTTCGAGAGAACTTTACAAACCATAGTATCTTCAGGAGTTCAATTCAATGGTGAAACTATTGGTGCAATTGTTAGTGGGTATGCCAACTTTGGACGATTTGAGAAAGCTCAAGAGTACATTGATAAATACGCCCAAGGTGTCAAGGACAATGGAGATATCATTAGTTTATGTAATGATGGAATTTTGAGAGGGTTGGTTTACAATGGTAAGATCGAAGAGGCCGAGTcgaaattgaaacaatttatgGAAGCTTACCCTCAATATAAACCTCATACCCATGTCATGAATGACTTTCTTAATTATTATGccaagaagaaaaactaTAAGGCCATTAATGGTATCACCAATTTTATGAAAAAGCACAACATTGCTGAAAATGTATCGATCAAAACCACTATGATCAATGCttattttgaaagtttACATGCCATTGGTAAAACTCCAGATCTCTCCAGCTTTTTAGCTAAAATGGAGTCATCTGAAAATGCTGGTAAACGTGGATTCAACGAACAAATGCATTCTACTTTATTAAAAGGTTTGATTCAAGGAGCCAACATTGAAGCCGCCAGACAGCTTTTTGACATATTAAAGTCCAGATATCCTCGTTCGGCATGGTTGAATACCAATATGATGATTGGTGAACTCACTTTGGGAAATGTTAAACTTGGTGAAGatattttcaatcattatattaaagaaattagaaatgaaccaattatttggaatacatttattcataatttattatctcgtgatgaaaaattagctgacttttattttgaaaaaatgaagCAAGACTCTCAAGTTCAACCTAATTATTACACCTATTATTTCATGTTGCAGCATTATAGAAGAAAGGCAAAGAAGGATCGATTGCAACAATTGGTTAATGAATTGGCTGAGGTTGATTGGACTTCTTATGGAACTTCATTACCcgattttattaaaaagtTGACCAATTATTTGGATGTACCTGCTTTGTTGTTATCCAAACTTGACAAACAATAAGCAAACTGTAGATAAATAACAATTTATACTTTATATAACAATTTCTATATACATGtacataaataaattaaaacaagaGATATtcctgaaaaaaaaaaaaaaattaaaatgaaaataaaactaaaaatacaaaacatAAATACCCGCCAAATAAAGAACTGGTTTCTTAATCTCTGACTTCGCCCATAGCTTTCTTCCAAAGAGGATAAGCCCAATGAGTAAATCTATCACGGGCATTAGTAAAATTATCTAAAGCAGGACGAGTATCCAACATGAATGCAGGCATCCCtgtttcttcatcatcaggAGCCCCATAATAATCAATGACATAACGAACCTCTTTCCAACCTTGATTACGCCCACAACTTCTCAAAACTGTCCAATCGTGTCTATCAAATGGAGGTATAGTATTGAACGTTTCCGGGAACAATTGGCCTAGCCATAAATACATTCTAGCCTTTGGTGATAAATCATGGGGTCTGCCGGTGAATTTCTTCAATCGTGGTTCCACTTTAGTTTGTTGTGTATAATGATCTTCCCAAGTTAAAATTTGTTGCCATGCCCCTTCATTTAAGAAATTATGAACTTCAACCATACTTTCTACTGCATCCTCGGGAATACCATCACCTTTCCCCTTCTGTAACATGGCATTCAACATTTGTTGTGGTGATGGATACTCCCATAATCCTTGATCTTCTGATTCACCACGAGGAATAGTTGATATGGTTCTTTCggttgataatttgatgCGCTGGCCAGGTGCTCTCTCAGATGATATTGCCATAGGCATATTGTTCATAGGATTTAAAACTTCGTCATTATCGTTGTTGAGTTTGACAGGGCATGTTGGCGAAGAAGTTGAAAGTTTGGAGTGATCTATAGGACATGCCGAAGCAGTGGTAAAAGAGTTAGAAGCTTTGACCGTGTTCTGGCTTGACTTATCTGCCCAAAACCAACCCATCCTGATTCGTAATGTTTGATTAGTTTGTTTGTGGAAAAGTGATTATAAAGTGATGAGATTTGATtcgataaaaaaaagaaaaagaaaaccttaccttaaaaaaaaaaaaaaaaaaagaaatacaaATGTGACCTTTATTACGTAAGCACAGTAAAAGTCTTCACATAACGACATACgttttttttcaaccaaCTCACACTACCTAGGAATGAGACATAAGAGGAAGTTTGCtagtttattattaaccaTTTTTTGCAGCTGGATTTTCTAGTAGCATTATGGGATCTATAggttttgaaaaagtttCTGTAATTTAAGCAAATACAacttcatttttttcttcttttctggAACCCCGTGGCAAACcaaagaaacaattaaGGGAAATAGGGAACTAAGATTACCTATTGTGGAGAATGTGACATTGAAATACTCATAACCAATCACCATGGcttaataaaaagaaagaagaatgCAATATTTGGTTTAGTTCCTACTAAAATCAAGTCTATTGATCATAGAATAGTGGTACGTGTGGATATTATCGTACCACCGTCAAAGAATACTCTTTCTTGTTCACCCCTAAGCAGacttttattatattcttcTGATGTAGCCAATATTATTTGTGGTAGCACTCGTAGAAGCAAACACAAAGACTGTCCTAATCAAGCATTCGATTGTCGTTAAAGTATTGAAATGTCAATTCCTGTGAGGGGGTGGGGTGGGGTGGTGGTGGGGGGAGGGCTTATACCAAAAAACGACGACATAAACAATTTAGTTTTTTAGTGAATCTTTCTTCTGTTGTTTTATTCTGCAAGAATGCATTGTATGATTCTTTTCTTGGCCTAGTACAACTTAGGAATATTTCAATAGATACAACTCTATGTGGTTAAAAGTTGGTGTAATTACAATGTCGCAAAAAAATAGAGTTTTGTGTTACTGGAAGTTGcttttttgtattttagATACAAGTAGCACTTGTTTATCCAGTAActtataatatattattatttattcttGAGGGGATGGAGGAAGATGGGAGGGGATTGTTTTCCAtccaaataaaataaatttaattgtcGTCAGATTTAATGTCCCTTTGCAAGGAAATCATCCCTCTCTAAAACAGAAACTACAACCACAAGTAGTTGATCTTCCAAGAATTAACTTATTTAATTGAGAAGGATGAGGAGAAACAGGATGAAGCTGAGAATAAGCGGTTacaagtaaaaaaaaatcccaCTTCTTGTACTGACTAAAGAAACATTTCGGGGGACAAATAAACATAGCTTCACATCGGAATAGTAATAGGAAACAATTCCATTTTGATAATGAGTCACAAACTTATCTCTAGATAGTATGGGTTTCTATTGTGATAACACAATTAACACATACACGTACTCCTCTCTCCACATATTTGCACATATAAACTTGCTCTCTTGTAATCGGCTTCCTTTAGTTCAAGTGTGAATTTGGCTTTTTCTTATTGTGTATATTATATTCTACAACAATAAGATGTGCAAGGATAGAGTAATAATctatacaaaaaaaaaaaaaaaaataacaagGTTATTTCGAagtgatgataataatattaaatt
Encoded proteins:
- the CYC3 gene encoding cytochrome c heme lyase, putative (In S. cerevisiae: attaches heme to apo-cytochrome c in the mitochondrial intermembrane space), with the translated sequence MGWFWADKSSQNTVKASNSFTTASACPIDHSKLSTSSPTCPVKLNNDNDEVLNPMNNMPMAISSERAPGQRIKLSTERTISTIPRGESEDQGLWEYPSPQQMLNAMLQKGKGDGIPEDAVESMVEVHNFLNEGAWQQILTWEDHYTQQTKVEPRLKKFTGRPHDLSPKARMYLWLGQLFPETFNTIPPFDRHDWTVLRSCGRNQGWKEVRYVIDYYGAPDDEETGMPAFMLDTRPALDNFTNARDRFTHWAYPLWKKAMGEVRD